The region TGGTGTCGGTCGGGCGGAAGAAATAGAGCTCGCCCGCGAGCCACACCATGACGAGCGTCATGCCGATATAGGTGCAAATGGGCCAGCGCAGTTCATCAAGGCGAGTCCAGATAGTGGCGATCAGCGCCACGCCAATCACCAGCAACGCCAGCGGCAGCGGCCAGAAAAACGACAGCGTCATCTGGCTGGCGAACCAGATGGTGTAAAGCAGGTGCGACAGGAAAAATGCGCCGAAGGCGTAGAGCAACCGCTGGCGCGGCAACAGCATCAGCGCGTCGCCCGCGAGCGTCGCCACCAGCCCTGCCAGCACCAGATAACCTGTCGGGCTTGTTAGCGGCGCCTGCCAGCCCAGCAACAGCAGCAACAACAGCGTTAAGGGTTTAAACACCCAGCGTTGCCAGGTCGCGCCGCGGTAAGACGCATCGACATACAGCCAACCGGATAAAAAGACAGCAATAAACGACCAAAGCATGATAAGTCCCTGATTCAGTTATTGTAACGTGCGCATGTGACGCGCGGCCCTTCATTTCAGTCTAGTGGTCAGACGGCCGGGATGACAACGCCTGGCGCTGCGGGGTATTCTTAAAAAGATCTGAGCCGCCGGAATTCATCATGAGTAAGCCACCGCTTTTTTTCATTGTTATCATTGCGTTAATCGTCGCGGCCGCCTCTTTTCGTTATGTACAGCAGCGGCGCGAGAAAACAGAAAATGACGCGGCCCCGGTCACACAGGAAGACGTGGTCGTCGCCAGCAAGCGGGAAAAACCCGCTACCGGAAGGCTTTCGCGTGAACAACAGGTCGCGCCGCCTGCGCAAACCGTGCGGTATGAGGCGACGTTTCGCCCGCAGGAAGGCGGGGCGGAGATGCGATTTCGGCTGGATGAAGCCCATTATCACCAGCTAACGGTCGGCGACCAGGGGCGGCTGGTGTATCAGGGCTCGCGGTTTCTGGAGTTTGTGCCCGCGCCTGCGCGTTAACAACGCAGCAAGGCGGGGCGCTTCGCTTACCTGCCCTGGATGTGCGCGCGTTAACGCGGCGTTTTCTGCTTTTTCTGCCAGGCGATCAGTTCAAATACGCCGAAGATAAAAATACGCGCCTGCTCAAAGCGGCTTAACGGCGGGGCGTCTTTAGGCTGTGTGGCGCGCAGCAGCGATAATTGCAGAATATGCATGATTATCATGAAAAATAACGCCACGTTGACGAAAATATTTAGCGGACGCGGGAATGGCTGGATCAGGTTCAGCACCAGAAAGCCCCACACGCCCAGCATCAGCAGACGACCCAGATTAATCAGCATGTTCCTCTCCTTGTGTCTCGCGCAGATAGAGCCGGTAAGCCACCTGGCCTGCGACTTTTTCCCGGTGTAACTGCCAGCTGGCAGGCACCGGCGGCAGGCCATTTTCCACTTCGCTTTCAACATAAATCAGCGCCTGCGGCGCCAGCCAGCCGCGCGTTTCCAGCAGGGTTAACGTCTCTTCCAGCAGCCCTTTGCGAAACGGCGGGTCGACAAACACGATGTCGTGCGGCTCGCCATTCTGATTGAGAAAGTTAAGTGTGTTAGCGTTCACTACCTTCCCGGCGCTGGATTTGAGCGTAGCAAGGTTTTTCTGAAGCTGCTGCGCGACGCCGCGCTCCATTTCCAGCAACGTCGCGCTGGCGGCGTAACGGGAGAGGGCCTCCAGGCCCAGCGCGCCGCTTCCCGCGAAGCAATCCAGGCAGCGCGCGCCAACCAGATAAGGCGCCAGCCAGTTAAATAAGGTTTCGCGCACGCGGTCGGTGGTCGGGCGCAGGCCGGGGCTGTCAGGCACGGGCAGCTTTCTGCCGCGCCACTGTCCGCCAATGATGCGGATCTGGCCGCTACCTGATGAGGTTGGTTTCTTCATTATGCTCACACGCTTTTCAGTCTGGGCTGCTATTCTAGCGGCGCAAACGGGCGGGCGAAACCTCCGTGCGGCGGTATGCCGCCCCGGCGGGAAAGTGGTAGACTAACTTATTCATTCGCAATTTTTTCAGTACCCTGAGCCAGACGACGGGACTGCGCCATGTATTAACCGCGAGGAGTGCATTCGCCAATGGCAAAAGAGAAGAAACGTGGCTTTTTTTCCTGGCTCGGTTTTGGCCAGAAAGAGCAGGCAGAAACTGAAGCCGAACAACAAAAAGTAACAGAACAACCCGCGGCGACAGAAGAGCGCGTTGAGCCTGACTCGCAGACAACCGCTGAAGAGACGACGCACTCCCTGGCGGAGTCTGAAAAATTCGCCGACGACGTGGTCGCAGTCAGCGAAAGCGTCGTTCATGAAGAGCAGGAAAAGGCACAGCTGCCGGAGCCGGTTGCGGCTCCCGTACAGCCCGAGCCGGAGCAGCCGCAGGCGGTAGCGCCGCCGGTGGTGGAAGCCGAAGAGTGGCTGCCGGAGCAGGAAGAAAACCGCACGCCGGT is a window of Cronobacter muytjensii ATCC 51329 DNA encoding:
- a CDS encoding DUF2500 domain-containing protein; the encoded protein is MSKPPLFFIVIIALIVAAASFRYVQQRREKTENDAAPVTQEDVVVASKREKPATGRLSREQQVAPPAQTVRYEATFRPQEGGAEMRFRLDEAHYHQLTVGDQGRLVYQGSRFLEFVPAPAR
- a CDS encoding lysoplasmalogenase — translated: MLWSFIAVFLSGWLYVDASYRGATWQRWVFKPLTLLLLLLLGWQAPLTSPTGYLVLAGLVATLAGDALMLLPRQRLLYAFGAFFLSHLLYTIWFASQMTLSFFWPLPLALLVIGVALIATIWTRLDELRWPICTYIGMTLVMVWLAGELYFFRPTDTSFSGFVGAALLLLNAIIWLGSHYRKRFTADSAIAAACYFAGHFMIVRALYI
- the rsmD gene encoding 16S rRNA (guanine(966)-N(2))-methyltransferase, whose translation is MKKPTSSGSGQIRIIGGQWRGRKLPVPDSPGLRPTTDRVRETLFNWLAPYLVGARCLDCFAGSGALGLEALSRYAASATLLEMERGVAQQLQKNLATLKSSAGKVVNANTLNFLNQNGEPHDIVFVDPPFRKGLLEETLTLLETRGWLAPQALIYVESEVENGLPPVPASWQLHREKVAGQVAYRLYLRETQGEEHAD
- a CDS encoding DUF1145 family protein — protein: MLINLGRLLMLGVWGFLVLNLIQPFPRPLNIFVNVALFFMIIMHILQLSLLRATQPKDAPPLSRFEQARIFIFGVFELIAWQKKQKTPR